The DNA region ttttgtatttattaagtTTAAAACCATTATAATGTATTGAATCTGTGGTCATTTGATAGGGGAGGTATCCAAGTTGGACTGGGTGTGAACGTCACCGCTGTGGCGATGCACTCCTCTGTCAATTTACATTGCAATGCGGTTTTAAATTTTTTCTAAAGCTCCCAAACCCCCCTCCCGTTTTATTTGTCAGGCCAAAACCTTGGGTACCTGCTTTCCTTTCCCTGCTCCTGGCACCCTCGCCTGTCACTGCTCGCGGCTGATGTTTGGCACATGGGCTCTCTTTGGCAGGCCATGACATTTCTGGGTGGCAGCTGGATCATCCCATGGGCTCTGTTGTTGGTTGGCACCCCCATGCCCTCCGGGGGTGGTAGCAGTAACGTACTTGGTGGTGGTGGCGACCTCAGTTaatgtcagtgttcatgacacaaCCATCAGGAAGAGACggggcaaaaatggcatccacggCAGGAGAGACGGGGCAAAAATGGCACCCACAGCAGATTTCCAAGCCGAAAACCATTGCTGACCAAAAACAATATAAAGCCAAATCTTCTGTTCCATTTGAATGATTctcaagacttttgggaaaatattattTGTGCAGATGAGATGAAAGTTGGCCTTTTTGgaagatttttgtctttttacatcATGCATAGTCTTAGCACAACGtttcagaaaaagaagataCCAACAATCAAATGTGGTGGTAGTAGTGTGATGATCTTGGGTTGCTTTcttcttcaggacctggacaacctgttgtgattgatggaaccatgacTTCTTTCAGAAATTTCCGACAGAGAAAGTTCAGTCATCATTTTGTGACCTCAGGCTGAAACgtacttgggttctgcagcaggataatGAGCCAATGCTCACCAGCAAGCAACTTCTGAATGGGTTTAATAAACAAATCGGATGTTTTGAAGTGGCCACAGCAACAGGCTGGACTTTAATTTGATTGGAACACAGTGGACTGGCCATAAAAAGGCTGTTCATGCTCGAAAACCTTCTATTTTTGCTGAactaataaaacaaattttgcAAGGAAAAGCGGGCCAAAACATCTCctcagagatgtgaaagactgattgccagtcatagaaaacacttgatttcagttgtggGTGCTAATGATGGGCCAACAACTTTTTCGCTTTAGGGGACAATTACGTTTTCACACAGGGCATTGAATAGTgtctcccaccccccccccccccaaaaaaaaatcattgaaatcaccatttaaaaatcttaagttcacttgggttgtACCTGtatgatatttacatttatttgatcaTCTTCAACATAAAAGTGGGAAACTATGCACAaacataagaatttgagaaggtgGACCCTTATATTTTAGGACACTATGTTACGAGAACACCCCAcaactttttgtctttttcggggggcaagtgttttttttttttttttaatgcagtgagAGTTTATTATATGATGTTTAATTTTCCTATTAGTGAAGCTGAATGGATGCTACAGTATGTATTCACAGTCTAAAGATTATGCAATCAACGTCTTCTCCTCATAAGGCAAGTCAGCTGTCCCCTGCACAGGAATCCCCTTTGACTGTAAGTCCAGAAAGACCTCACTGAACAAACTCATAATTCAGTCGGTGAGTCTcccaatatgtgtgtgtgtgcagatctTTCAAATTCCACCTCGACAAAGAGTGGGACCCCAGCTCCTACATCCCACGTTACCTTCCCGCCCTCTTTCCATCGTCTCCCCAATGGAACTTCCTATATAAGGACACCGTACTGTTTGCTCCAATAAATCACGATGCGGGTTGATAGCCAGAGCCTGTTCTAGCCCACAGACTGGAAGtgccggtgtgtgtgtgagtgtatatttgtgtgtggaCCTACATGGAGGACCTCAGTGCACCCTCTGGCCAACATCAAGGAGGCAGAGGCAATGCGCTCAGATTTGGAAGGTGGGTCGAGCTACAAGGAACAGGGAAGGTTGACGACGAAGACGACAGGGCAGGGCAGTGGAGCTGGAGGCAAATAAAGCAGGAGATATACTGAACAGAGGTTGCAGTGTGTGCCATATAAGGAGAGAGGTTCTGTTTGGAATATCTTTCCCTGTTACTTTCAAAGTGTAGCATAGACAAACACTAAGAGCCCTAGTGACTAAATATGGTCCAGTAGCAATTCTGTTGCAATGGGACTGGAAAGGATTTTAACATCGATAGGGATAATTGTTTTTACTTGGGAGTAACTGGAGGTGTGGCAGACAATGGGTTTACACTCGGGGAAGTTATCTGGTCCCGGTTTAAGATTTGcattcacttaaaaaaataaagggtaTCTCTCCACAGTGATTACCAATAACTGAGCCATGAGAGTGTACTGGTTGGAATGGGAGAACTTATCCTGTTTCCCTTAATtagtttcctgttgttgttgttgttgaacttAAGCGacgtcccatttttttcttacagaaGTGCATTTGTGAAGTCACTCAGTGATGTTGCATGAGAAAGCCTAGCCCTCATTCTGCACGTTAACTCATCCCAAAGGTTTTCTcctgggttgaggtcagggctctgcgcaggccagtcaagttcaaCCACACCAAACTCTCGCATCCATGGTCCAGGTAGGAAAACAGAAACCTACAaatgtgacatgttttttttagtgcAATTTAGTGCAGTTtcatatcttcttttcctttcggcttctccaGTTAGCtgtcgccactgcgtgtcatcttagacGAACGCataattgtttggcacagttttacactggatgcccttcgtgacgcaacccctctgcatatGGTGTGGGGAAAATCTTTAAAGCCATTAAGCTAAGGGAACCATAAGTCAGTGGTCAGCTCATTAGTCCTGCAAGAcagtgattttgtttgtttgtttttttggtgaatatttttaataccTACAACTCTcagtggcaaccagtttaggttcTTGATTTTTTTACCTCTTGTTCCAAttcaggcgacacggtggatcagctggaaagtcttggccccacagttctgaggacccaggttctatcccacccgcctgtttggagttgacatgttctccccgtgcctgcgtgggttttctctgcgcaatctgttttcctcccacatcccaaaaacataccacattaattggacactctaaattgcccctaggtctgattgtgagtccgactgtttgtctccatgtgccctgcaattggctggcaaccagttcagggtgtaccctgccgcctgcctgttgacagctggaacaggctacagcactctcgcgaccctcgtgaggataaagcggctaagaaaatggatggatgttccaatTCAAGTTTGACTTCCACCACTCACTTGGATgttaacgttttttttctcatcttgttATAAATGAGTTTCAATGTTTTGTAATTGACAAAACCCGGTAAATACCTGTAGCTGTTAGCATGGTGGGTTAATGGgcacgtcggcctcacagtcgACAGGTGCTGAGTTCAGAATAGAATTCAGATAGATAAAGGAGAATTGTCTTcccgtgtttgtgtgggtttaaTCTGGGCATACTCTGGCTCCCTcctacattgcaaaaaaaaccccatacaTTTCAATTAAATGAAGACTAGAAGGTTAAATCAAATTTCTTGGACAAGTGggatagaaaattgatggattggtAGTAAATAGATgccctctctttttttctgtcatcatTATGACCATGAATGGCAATCTACTCAAAATATATTCAACCCCATGGAATTCATTTGAGCTCAAGGGCAAACATGAACATACTGTTTTATAATCAAAGAACAccacatttaatatttacacAACTGTCGCTTTCACACAACTGTTTTATAGTGTGGAGGAGCACCACCGTCAATCATACGGCTAACTGCCAACTGACCAACCACTGTTCATCTCCCGCCACATATATAGCCATTTACAAGAGAGCAGGCATATCAACTGCCAATAAATTAGGTGGCTCTTCCACTGCAAATAAGGTTTGCTCCAAAGCAGCTTGAGTCCAGACTAGATGCTTGCTACACTTCTACAAAGATGTGACCTAGAGGCAGAATGTTGATTCAGAGATCATAAAGCATCCGGGAAGGGCTCAGTATCAATctgctactcctctgcattgagaggagccagatgaggtggctggggcatctgattcggatgcctcccggtcACCTCCATAGTGACATGTTCCAGGCCCGTCCCACAGTAAAGAGACCCTGGgggtgacccaggacacgctggagagactacgtctcttggctggcttgggaacgcctcgggatccctctggaaaatcaggaagaggtggctggggaaagggaagtctgggtatccctgctgaagctactttccccgtgacccaacccggaaaggcggtagataatggatggataagagaGCCCACAATCCAATTCATCCCCTCGGTGAATTAGGGTGTTGAGTTCTGGTTTTAAGAACAGATTCAAAAGATTTCCCTATTAATTATGTTACTGAGGGCATAAGTACAGTGTGTTTACTGTTGATGATCAGGCCCTGAAATAAATGATCCTCTCTGTAAAGAATCAGTTCCAGACACTGTCTGCGATAAGAATGTCAGGTCCCCTTAAATGGCGAGGGAAAAAGAAACGCAAAAACTATGTGCTCGTTGCTATGGATGTTTGTAATGTAGTGCATCACTTTGTGGTGTTTCTTATTGCAATTATCTAATTTTCCATTGAGAAGGAGCAAACTAGTCAGCATCACAAGAAGGTCAAGCTGATAGACAAAACCAgtttcaatgaagttgggacattgtgttaaacagaatactgtacaatcatttgcaaatcatattcaaccaataattaattgaatacacaagatatttaatgttcagacttatacttttttgttttgaggaaaTAATCAACTTAGAATTcgatggctgcaacacattccaaaacagcTGGGATGGGGTCACTTGTACCATGACGTCatgttacattttcttttaataaacatttgggaactgaggacactaattgttgaagctttgtaaatGGAATTTTTTCCCATTCTTGAAGAACATCAAAGTTGTTAAGCGAATGACCCCTAACCTGAGGGATGAGAGTCAAACATCAAAACCATATTTGCAACTTGCTGGATCGTTGTGGCTAAGTGTTCACAAGCTAAATTCACCCTTTTTAGGTTTAcatatcatgttttttttttgtttgtttttttactcaagTGTTGTCATGCTCCCCTTATTTGCAATAAAACAAGAGGTCAAAAGACTAGATGCAGTTCACTTCTGTCGCCCattgatagtaaaaaaaaaaaaaaaatctagatggCATATTTTCTCCACAGATTCGTGTTGTTATACGTCCAATCACTTAAATAAAATCTGTGAATACTGTAAATCTGAATTCATGATCATTAGGTACGTCAACGCTACGGCAATACGTTTGCAAAGTTTGGAAGTGCAGCTTTATTCTTATCTTGGGTAAGACTGCCATCGTGTGGCCGTACTCAATAAGAAGCGCATTACCGTCCACAGGAGGGTAGGACAGTCCTGTACTCAAGTAACATTACAGGACTGTGTTTAGAACATTactcaaataaaagaaaaaagcagtCCTCCACATAATTACGTAAGAAAAAACAACTCCGAGTCAGAATCAACTGTTACAATTACCGCTGCAATTTCTCAAGAACTAAGTtaacttgagatttttttttaaatagcatagtgaaaatgcagaaaaataaaaagatttctgAACAATATCACTTAATTAAATCATGttgttgtaaaataataaatgatgaaaaaaacatttataaaattaGAAACATTCATCTTCTTGCACAATCTTTTTCCACAATTAAAGTCAGCTAGAATTTCTCCTTCTAAATGGATTTTCAATCAAAAACATAATCAAGAGGGGAGGTGAAAATAATCTTGTATGCGATTCGCTTGGCCTTGGATATTAAACTTTCTACCGTGTTTGCCATTTCAAAAGGGATGCTGTCTCAATTGCTCTTCTACCTGTTTATAGAAAAGtgaaatatggaagtaaatatgtgcaaccaggatttgaatttcaaatgccacagaaaacaggatttgaatttgaaatataaagtgatgacattttcagtagttgtatttcagtgtaacgtttcaatgttaacaattcaactggctacaattcaccgtctgtgccaccaggcaggggtaAAGCGTAActtcgattggctgggtgttcggcgCTGACCTGAAATAACCCGGCCTGGTGGCAAAGACGGTTAATTTTAGAAAGCGAATTGTAGCTGGTTgaagtatttaattttaaattcaaatactgttttctgtgcatttcaaagtcaaattctggtggcacatatttaattccatagtgaaataaaataaatacatttttcacaatggtCCACTCCCTCTTCTACGTGGGATATGGCTATGTTCAGGAGtaaccaatcacatttaaactcatgttaaatggaagTCTGTCCACACACCACCATTTCAAATACCCCCAAATTCACAAGTTTGGGGGCTTTACTGAAACTTGATTTGCTTTAATCACTGAAATTATTGAATGAATAAGCTAGTTGACTAAATTTATTGCTAAACTATAGGCTATTCAACGCTATCACCAGCCTCTGCTTTTATAAATTTCTGTCTtagcacccccaccccactgcCGGTGAGCATTTCAACTAGTGGGAGTGGGAAAAAGTTgatctcccccccaaaaaaaggggcgggggtgggggcatgcctcaaaaattttgaaaaccgCTGCACTTAGAAGAATAAATATGTCCACTCTAGGGGGAATCACATAAGTGGGATGTCTGAAAAAGGCAAGAGAAACTGTTCCATTTTCAGCCTGAAATTGTCTTGTCATTGAGCACCATGTTGGAtcccagatttaaaaaaaaaagttcggaAATACTTGGAAGAACCAAACATACTGTCAAAATGGTTAGGAAGTGGCGGGAGGATAAAAaggtcaatgtcttggagtgacTATAAAGCtgtgatctgaatcccatcgaaaACTTGCAGACAGATGTGAAAAAGGGTGTGCGAGCAAGGCAATCAagaaacctgactcagttacatcAGTTCTGTAAGGAGGAATGGACCACGATTCCAGCAGATTACTGTcagaaggttacccaaaacatttgaccctAGTCATGCAGTACAAAGGAAACGCTACTcaatactaaggaaatgtatggaatttttttcctttaaaagaaaataatataaaattgtctgtcattattgtggcatttacaaaataaaataaataataatgataatttgaGTGGTCCTGATTGATCTCAAACAGGAGAACTTTAGTCTGTTTAAACCTCAGAAAGTGAgacgaaaaaaatgaaacgtgtaaacttctggcttcaactgtataaaAAATGATGAGGATGGATTGGACGAGTCCCAGCGTGCGCCATTGCCCCATTGTGCTTTGCTTCACTTGTTAGCCGTCAGCTCCGTGTCCTGCGTTGCTAGGAGGGGGGCCTCCGGGATGAGGCGCGCCCCTTAGGAACACCTTCCTTCCATCATCGCTGCTATTCAGGAAGTGCGACACCAAACCATACAAAAGAGGCCTAGACGatccagaaaaacaaaagatgtttatttttgtattggtTATGCTAAGGAAAAAGAAATAGCTGAGGCTGAATGACAAAACAAATGGTCAGGAAAGTACTTCAAAATCTCTCgaagaaaaaatgtaatatgGCAGTGATACTATTCTTTTGTTAGACCTGGAAGCGACAACAGAGATGTGGTTATGTAATCTccatgtgtgaaaatataatgatgGTGTAGATTCATAGATCCCTCCAACAAATGATCAAAGCTCCAAAAGATCAGAACTGGCTGTTTTTGTGTCCTGGCAAATTCACTTACACCGACTTGGAGCTCATATCCTCAGCAACTCTCAGCTCACTCGCCAGAAACTGCCTGTCCAGGGGAACTTGGGGCTGGCCCGACTCTGGGATAACAAACAGAAGCAGAGTTTAGTCTAACGCCTCTCAACAATAGAGACTGGTCATGTTTCAAAAAAAGCACAATAGCAATCTGAAGGAACAGCCCTGTCAAGTTTTGTTCCACTCCGTTTCCGACCTGGCTTTGCATTTTGACCCCGTAGAACTTCTTGAGAAAAACAAGTCAATTATGACACATAAGCTCAGTTAAGTTGAGGCAGGCTTGTGTTCCCGGAAAAGGGTGTGATCTTATCACGAGACGATGCTCAAACAACATATTGTGCGGCCCTTAATTGCAAATATTAATGAACAGCATGTCATGCGTGGACCGAGTGCAAAAGAAAAGTCCAACTGCAATGTACCTAGGATTTGAACCAGTTGAGGTAGGAGGTAACAAATAGTCATATTCTACTTCAGTAGAATTTTCAGGACTCTGTAATTGAGTAgctatttttttgtgacttcCTACTTATACACCCTACATTTGAAAACGGATATCTGTATTTTCTCCTCCTTAGTTTGTCTAAAAAGGCTTGTTACATTATCCAACATCCATGGATGGTAACAGCccacaacataaaaaaagatgaaacgtgATCAGCAGATGAGATCTTGattgactgctttttttttttttttgtccagtacAAAgcacctataaaaaaaaaaaaaaagaggaaactattttgtgtgcaaaccggagaattttttttagttgttatCAGAAAAAGGTATCGTGTATCCTCGACAGAATcaattattttgtacttttgtgaTATAATTACATTTAGTAACTTAACGTTCATCATGGAATCTGTACTGCGTGTGAGTACTTTTGGCATCGCTGAGTGGAGGCTGAGGCTCACCTGCTGTCAGAACCGATGCCGTGTGTcggtacttgttgaacaccaagTACTCCCGGATGAGCTCGTTGATGAGCAGATTTTCGTGGGACAACGGCGGCCGATTCTCCCCTTGATCATCCAGGGCATCGAACACTTCTGCCCGGATGCGAGCCTTCAGTTGGCCCAGCACTCCGCGGGACTCCAGGGTTTCTCTCACGGCTATCTTGTGTGGATTATAGCGCAAGGAAACACCCAAGGGGGACATATACATATAGTCATTTGTAACTAAATACTGTATCTCCATTTGTCTTCAACTTTTAGTTCGGCATCGTTTAGTGCAAGCTAACGTGGCTAACAGCCGCGGCGTCTAACAACCACTTAAGTTTGAATTAGCTCACTTATTCTCCATATGGCCTCTTTAATCACGTTTATGTAACAGAaacacatgtatttattttatttctgacaACTAAAGCATAACGAGCAGCCTGGCTGTGGCTATCAGACTCATGATATACCCCGTTTAAATACGccaataaaataacaataaactGGGTTATTAGCAGCTTTATtacagctttatttatttactagTACGAATGGTACTTGTACTTGTCCAAACACTATCGAATAACAATTAAGTTTACATACCGCATTTTAGTTCAGTGGTGGTTGTCATTGCCACATGTATAAACAAAGCAGCAGAGTTTCTTCGTGCAGCTGCAAAGGAAATGGACTCGCCATCTTCTGCCATCTAGCGACGGGTCCAGTCTAGTGATACGAATACACGTGGACCAACGTTTTTCGGATTCCTgttaatagactgttttcgaccacgtgactacattcggggcacctggccgtgttggatgggtttACTATACTGACGAGCTGTTCACTCTAATGCATTTGcatagaccggagttacacaaatgttcgtacgactgttaaaagtgacgcatgatggctaaaaagactttggaaagttatcggtgctcattagatgttgtttcaagaaaccgttatgaCAAGAactgtgctttgatcgacaatatcgacccatatgccttggagaaacacaaatggagcgcACAACTGTGGGCGttggtaacctatccagacatcgtccactgtcttctcttctcgacaagcgcatATATctaactaaagaattacaaaggtctggaggcctacaaccaattcatcaatggctgggttcatcATGTGGCGTATCGATTGTAAGCAACCTCGCTGTCtccccacactgctaaggttagtttaccgcacaatgcaatttaaatacgTACCGCATGATTATAGTCAGCATTGTGTTAAAATATGTTGATTATATCAACAAAAGTGgtgtacattattattttaccCTGTTaccaagagggagagagaaagaggttcGACCGTGACGATTCCCAAATGGAGctcgcacctttttctccatttccacggctacatttttaactcaactagCGGTGCGGGAACTCGTTTTGCCAACTTtttataatgaaacagaaaatacagattttggagacatgcattgcattcgcacacaagtattgtgcttggctgctagatcagcTCTggtaatacgagacagccacagttgtcgccgtttggttgataactgctccgttttctcgtactggttcttgatcacagccggCAGTCGAAACAAAagcgctttacaacgcccattTGAGCAAccaataacatagcagtgcgcccccactCATaagcctttctgaaatgattcctggttAGTTAcgtgtttacgtgaattcagcaaaccaagatggcgcccgtgttctaaatcggaaggtgtgcgACGCCAGTGAAAAACAGTCTATGAAAGAAAAACCCACTGTGGTCATACAAACAAATTGAATCTGACTAAATTTACAATACATTATAAAATATAGTGCAAATCAACCACTGGATTACTTTCAGAATGTGgttgaaatgaataataaaaaaaaaagaagaaaaaaacattcatggaaCAGGCCTGGACAAAAATGATAGCAGCCCTTAAAAGGTTTGAAATTGATTTGACCAGAGGGACATGTTCAAACACACTGTGTGTGTCCTATAAGTAGCGTCATGGTTGTCTTCAAACTTGCAACCAGTCAGACAATTTAAAGGGTAGCAAGTAATCACTGTGCTGTTTGTTTGGTGACGTGGCGTGTACCACACTAAACAGGGACCAGAGGAACCAACAGAGAGAGCTGTATCGGGAGATTAGAAAGAAAATTAtagatgagctcatttctggtAAAGACTACAAGACCACAGCCAAACATCTTGATGTTCCTGCGAATACTTTTGCAGATTATATTCAGAAATTAAGACCACGAGACTGCAGCCAACCTCCCTTGATGTACTGCAAGAGGAAATTAAAGAGATGGGTAGTATGAATGGTAAAAAAGAGCCCAGAACTTCCCAAGTAATTAATGGGAAACTCCAACATACCATCAGTGTCCCATTCATCAATGATTGAGGCAAAGGAAGAGCACCAATGACCTCTGTTGacaataaatcataaaaaaggACTGGCATTAGACAAACTGAATGTTAACAATTCACAAAGCTTATGGGAGcatgtcctatggacagacagGACAAAATGTGAAGTTTTTGGGGTGGCACACCAGCTCTATGTACACAAATGCAAAACTAAAGcatacaaagaagaagaaaacagcaCTGTCCCTTCATGGAGGATGCTCTGTTTTATTAtggggctgctttgcttcaGCTGGCTCAAGGTGTTTTGAATATCTGAAGGGTAAAAAAGAAATCTCGAGATTATCAGTGTACTCTACAGAGAAATCTGATTTGCCAATGTTGTGAAGTT from Syngnathoides biaculeatus isolate LvHL_M chromosome 9, ASM1980259v1, whole genome shotgun sequence includes:
- the cep20 gene encoding lisH domain-containing protein FOPNL, whose product is MAEDGESISFAAARRNSAALFIHVAMTTTTELKCAVRETLESRGVLGQLKARIRAEVFDALDDQGENRPPLSHENLLINELIREYLVFNKYRHTASVLTAESGQPQVPLDRQFLASELRVAEDMSSKSVPLLYGLVSHFLNSSDDGRKVFLRGAPHPGGPPPSNAGHGADG